Proteins encoded by one window of Mycolicibacterium cosmeticum:
- a CDS encoding S1 family peptidase has protein sequence MAPAASGPERIGDALRHRRHKTAYALAGAATAFAATVLTPLAHADAPVDLGGGSGIVINGDTFCTLTAIGNDATGKLIGFTSAHCGGPGAQVGSEAVPQAGVLGTMVAGNDGLDYAVIQFDPAKVHPVDTVNGFRIDGLGPDPAFGDVACKLGRTTGYSCGVTWGPGKDPGTILNQVCGQPGDSGAPVTVNNRLVGMIHGAFTEDLPTCIVKYVPLHTPAVTVSMNAVLGDIAAKSRPGTGFVPVP, from the coding sequence ATGGCCCCGGCTGCTTCAGGGCCCGAGCGAATTGGGGATGCATTGAGACACCGCCGGCACAAGACGGCTTACGCGCTTGCCGGGGCGGCCACCGCTTTCGCCGCGACCGTTCTCACACCTCTCGCGCACGCCGACGCCCCGGTCGATCTGGGTGGCGGATCCGGCATCGTCATCAATGGCGACACCTTCTGCACCTTGACCGCGATCGGCAACGACGCGACCGGCAAACTCATCGGGTTCACGTCGGCGCACTGCGGCGGGCCGGGCGCACAGGTCGGGTCCGAGGCCGTGCCGCAGGCCGGGGTGCTGGGCACCATGGTCGCCGGCAACGACGGCCTGGACTACGCCGTCATCCAGTTCGACCCCGCCAAGGTGCACCCCGTCGACACCGTCAACGGTTTCCGCATCGACGGTCTGGGGCCGGACCCGGCGTTCGGCGACGTCGCGTGCAAGCTGGGCCGCACCACCGGGTATTCGTGCGGGGTGACCTGGGGGCCGGGCAAGGATCCGGGCACCATCCTGAACCAGGTGTGCGGCCAGCCCGGCGATTCCGGTGCACCCGTCACCGTCAACAACCGGCTGGTGGGCATGATCCACGGCGCCTTCACCGAGGACCTGCCGACCTGCATCGTGAAGTACGTGCCGCTGCACACCCCGGCCGTCACCGTGTCGATGAACGCGGTGCTCGGTGATATCGCGGCGAAGAGCCGCCCGGGGACGGGATTCGTTCCCGTCCCCTGA
- a CDS encoding phage holin family protein — protein sequence MTTGQSKNGVPTTVASIPLVDPHAPKADPSIGDLVKDATAQVSTLVRAEVELAKAEITRDVKKGLTGSIFFIAALVVLFYSTFFFFFFLAELLDEWLWRWVAFLIVFALMVITTGALALFGYLKVRRIRGPRQTIETVKEIPAALTPGHDKPAEPARPAPTDPSGW from the coding sequence ATGACGACAGGGCAAAGCAAGAACGGCGTGCCGACCACGGTGGCATCCATTCCGCTCGTTGACCCGCATGCCCCGAAGGCCGATCCGTCGATCGGCGACCTGGTCAAGGACGCGACCGCGCAGGTGTCCACCCTGGTGCGGGCCGAGGTCGAACTGGCCAAGGCCGAGATCACCCGCGACGTGAAGAAGGGCCTCACCGGCAGCATCTTCTTCATCGCCGCCTTGGTGGTGCTGTTCTATTCGACGTTCTTTTTCTTCTTCTTCCTCGCCGAGTTGCTCGACGAGTGGCTGTGGCGCTGGGTGGCGTTCCTGATCGTCTTCGCGCTCATGGTGATCACCACGGGGGCGCTGGCCCTGTTCGGTTACCTCAAGGTGCGCCGGATCCGCGGGCCCCGGCAGACCATCGAGACCGTCAAGGAGATCCCGGCCGCGCTGACCCCGGGACATGACAAGCCGGCCGAGCCGGCCCGCCCGGCGCCGACCGACCCCTCGGGCTGGTAG
- a CDS encoding alpha/beta fold hydrolase, giving the protein MHPPDPSVVYIDGPWRHLQIHANGIRFHVVEAHAEPDDHPDRPLVILLHGFGSFWWSWRHQLRGLRGHARVVAVDLRGYGGSDKPPRGYDGWTLAGDTAGLVRALGHRTATLVGHADGGLVCWATSVLHPRVVKAIALVSSPHPVALRASALTRRDQGRALLPSMLRYQLPFWPERALTRGDAAELERLVRGRTSTKWQESQDFTDTIAHLRTAARIPGATHCALEYQRWAVRSQLRGEGRRFMRSMKQPLAIPVLHMRGDADPYVLADPVHRTRPYAPHGHFASIEGAGHFAHEECPDTVNAHLSRFLAQVYPR; this is encoded by the coding sequence ATGCACCCGCCCGATCCGTCGGTGGTCTACATCGACGGCCCGTGGCGTCATCTGCAGATCCACGCGAACGGTATCCGCTTCCACGTGGTGGAGGCACACGCCGAACCGGATGACCATCCGGACCGGCCGCTGGTCATCCTGTTGCACGGGTTCGGCTCGTTCTGGTGGTCGTGGCGTCATCAGCTACGGGGGTTGCGCGGTCACGCCAGGGTGGTTGCGGTCGATCTGCGCGGCTACGGCGGCAGTGACAAGCCACCGCGCGGATATGACGGCTGGACCCTGGCCGGCGACACGGCCGGCCTGGTGCGCGCGCTCGGGCACCGCACCGCGACCCTGGTAGGGCACGCCGACGGCGGGTTGGTGTGCTGGGCAACCTCGGTGCTGCACCCGCGGGTGGTGAAAGCCATCGCCCTGGTCAGCTCGCCGCATCCGGTGGCCTTGCGGGCGTCCGCGTTGACCCGGCGCGATCAGGGCCGGGCGCTGCTGCCGTCGATGCTGCGCTACCAGCTGCCGTTCTGGCCCGAACGGGCGCTCACCCGGGGCGACGCGGCCGAGCTGGAGCGACTGGTCCGCGGCAGGACGAGCACGAAATGGCAAGAATCCCAAGACTTCACCGACACCATCGCGCATCTGCGCACGGCCGCCCGGATCCCCGGCGCCACCCATTGCGCACTGGAGTATCAGCGCTGGGCGGTGCGCAGCCAGCTGCGCGGCGAGGGCCGCCGGTTCATGCGGTCGATGAAACAGCCGCTGGCAATCCCCGTCCTGCACATGCGCGGTGACGCCGACCCGTACGTACTGGCCGACCCGGTGCACCGGACCCGGCCGTACGCCCCGCACGGCCACTTCGCCTCGATCGAGGGCGCCGGGCATTTCGCGCACGAGGAATGCCCGGACACCGTCAACGCACACCTGAGCAGGTTCCTGGCGCAGGTCTACCCGCGTTAG
- the marP gene encoding acid resistance serine protease MarP — MTSSQWLDLVILAFACVAALSGLRSGALGSVLSLVGVALGAVAGVLLAPHIVSHIDGPRTRLFATLFLILALVVIGEIAGVVLGRAVRGAIRNRLLRGLDSLVGAALQLVAVLLAAWLLAAPLTSSSQPGLSAAVRGSRVLTEVNGLAPEWMRKVPTRLANLLDTSGLPDLLPPFGRTPIVAVDAPDDALINSPTVAAARGSVVKIRGVAPSCQKVLEGSGFVIAPNRVMSNAHVVAGAETVTVEVDGKTYDATVVSYDPNEDISILAVPDLPAPPLLFHDAEAKPATDAVVMGYPGGGEFTATPARIRETIELNGPDIYHTTTVNRTVYTIRGTVKQGNSGGPMIDTDGKVLGVVFGAAVDDADTGFVLTAEEVLQQRLKVGNTAPVPTGRCIS; from the coding sequence ATGACCTCGTCTCAGTGGCTTGACCTCGTCATCCTCGCCTTCGCCTGCGTCGCCGCGCTGTCCGGACTGCGTTCCGGTGCCCTCGGCTCGGTGCTGTCGCTGGTGGGCGTGGCGCTCGGTGCCGTCGCCGGCGTGCTGCTGGCGCCGCACATCGTCAGCCATATCGACGGTCCCCGCACCCGGCTGTTCGCGACGCTGTTCCTCATCCTGGCGTTGGTGGTGATCGGCGAGATCGCCGGCGTGGTGCTCGGCCGGGCGGTGCGCGGCGCTATCCGCAACCGGCTGTTGCGTGGCCTGGACTCGCTGGTGGGCGCGGCCCTGCAACTGGTCGCGGTGCTGCTGGCGGCGTGGCTGCTGGCCGCGCCCCTGACGTCGTCGAGCCAGCCCGGTCTGAGTGCCGCGGTCCGCGGATCGCGGGTGCTCACCGAGGTGAACGGGCTCGCGCCGGAGTGGATGCGCAAGGTGCCCACCCGGCTTGCCAACCTGCTGGACACCTCCGGGCTGCCCGATCTGCTGCCGCCGTTCGGGCGCACCCCCATCGTCGCGGTCGACGCACCGGACGACGCGCTGATCAACTCGCCGACCGTTGCGGCGGCCAGGGGGAGCGTGGTCAAGATCCGCGGTGTCGCGCCCAGTTGCCAAAAGGTGCTCGAGGGAAGCGGTTTCGTCATCGCCCCGAACCGGGTGATGTCCAACGCGCACGTGGTGGCCGGCGCCGAGACCGTCACGGTCGAGGTGGACGGCAAGACCTACGACGCCACCGTCGTGTCGTACGACCCGAACGAGGACATCTCCATCCTCGCGGTGCCCGACCTGCCCGCGCCGCCGCTGCTCTTCCACGATGCCGAGGCCAAGCCGGCCACCGACGCCGTGGTGATGGGGTATCCGGGCGGCGGAGAGTTCACCGCCACGCCGGCGCGCATCCGCGAGACCATCGAACTCAACGGCCCCGACATCTACCACACCACCACGGTGAACCGAACCGTCTACACCATCAGAGGCACTGTCAAACAAGGTAATTCGGGTGGGCCGATGATCGACACCGACGGCAAGGTGCTCGGTGTGGTGTTCGGCGCGGCGGTGGACGACGCCGATACCGGATTCGTGCTCACCGCCGAGGAAGTGCTGCAGCAGCGCCTCAAGGTGGGCAACACCGCACCGGTGCCCACCGGCAGGTGCATCTCCTAA
- a CDS encoding NUDIX hydrolase yields the protein MSTLDAGQNTGVQPGSAPPWLRRLVDDVHQVPDAYRRRVPADVLAAIAEANTTATRSGTKRDAAVLVLFSGPPDAPAGALPPEADLLVTVRAATLRNHSGQAAFPGGAADPEDGGPVGTALREATEETGLDVTRLTPLATLDRMFIPPSGFHVVPVLAYSPDPGPVAVVDPAETAIVARVPIRAFVNPENRLMVYRQQNTRRFAGPAFLLNQMLVWGFTGQVISAILDVAGWAQPWDADDVRELDEAMALVGRASQYGVEQ from the coding sequence ATGAGCACGCTCGATGCCGGCCAGAACACCGGCGTACAGCCGGGATCGGCCCCACCGTGGCTGCGCCGGCTGGTCGACGACGTCCACCAGGTGCCCGATGCCTACCGGCGCCGCGTGCCCGCCGATGTGCTCGCCGCCATCGCCGAGGCCAACACCACCGCCACCCGGTCCGGGACCAAACGCGATGCCGCGGTCCTGGTGTTGTTCTCCGGGCCGCCGGACGCGCCCGCCGGGGCCCTCCCACCCGAGGCCGACCTGCTGGTCACGGTCCGCGCCGCCACGCTGCGCAACCATTCGGGTCAGGCCGCATTCCCCGGCGGCGCGGCCGATCCCGAGGACGGCGGCCCGGTGGGCACCGCGCTGCGGGAGGCCACCGAGGAAACCGGGCTGGACGTCACCAGGCTGACCCCGCTGGCCACGCTGGACCGGATGTTCATCCCGCCGTCGGGTTTTCACGTCGTGCCGGTGCTGGCCTACTCGCCGGACCCCGGCCCGGTCGCGGTGGTCGACCCGGCCGAGACGGCGATCGTGGCGCGCGTCCCGATCCGCGCCTTCGTCAACCCGGAGAACCGGCTGATGGTGTACCGGCAGCAGAACACCCGGCGCTTCGCCGGTCCCGCGTTCCTGCTGAACCAGATGCTGGTGTGGGGCTTCACCGGTCAGGTCATCTCGGCGATCCTGGACGTCGCGGGCTGGGCCCAGCCGTGGGACGCCGACGACGTGCGTGAACTCGACGAGGCAATGGCGCTGGTTGGGCGGGCCAGCCAGTACGGTGTAGAGCAATAA
- a CDS encoding TlpA disulfide reductase family protein, which yields MSRSARWTAVVLIIFVALAVGLWREIGTEQTAPTAPETPTARDHRDADTPEALREPRAKADLPPCPADTGQPGPPALRGITLDCAGDGTPVDLAPALAGRPVVLNLWAYWCGPCADELPAMAEYQRRMGSSVTVVTVHQDENETAGLLRLAELGVRLPMLQDGRRRVAAALKVPNVMPATVVLRADGSVAEILPRPFTDADDIAAAVNPSIGVPG from the coding sequence GTGAGCAGATCCGCCCGGTGGACCGCGGTGGTGCTGATCATCTTCGTGGCGCTCGCCGTCGGGTTGTGGCGCGAGATCGGCACCGAGCAGACCGCACCCACGGCGCCCGAAACGCCCACCGCGCGTGATCATCGCGATGCCGACACCCCGGAGGCGCTGCGGGAACCGCGGGCCAAGGCCGACCTGCCGCCATGCCCTGCCGATACCGGGCAGCCCGGGCCGCCCGCCCTGCGCGGCATCACCCTGGACTGCGCGGGCGACGGCACGCCCGTCGACCTCGCCCCCGCGCTGGCGGGCCGCCCGGTGGTGTTGAACCTGTGGGCGTACTGGTGCGGGCCGTGCGCCGACGAACTGCCGGCCATGGCCGAATACCAGCGCCGGATGGGATCTTCGGTGACCGTCGTGACGGTGCACCAGGACGAGAACGAGACGGCCGGCCTGCTGCGGCTGGCCGAACTCGGTGTGCGCCTGCCGATGTTGCAGGACGGCAGGCGCCGCGTCGCTGCCGCCCTCAAGGTGCCCAACGTGATGCCCGCGACGGTGGTGCTGCGTGCGGACGGTAGCGTGGCCGAAATCCTGCCCCGGCCGTTCACCGACGCCGACGACATCGCCGCGGCGGTGAATCCATCGATAGGAGTGCCGGGATGA
- the nth gene encoding endonuclease III: MSVRTARSKSAAKWDTETHLGLVRRARRMNRTLATAFPHVYCELDFTTPLELIVATILSAQCTDKRVNLTTPALFQKYRTALDYAQADRTELEELIRPTGFYRNKANSLINLGQELEARFDGEVPGNLDDLVTLPGVGRKTANVVLGNAFDIPGITVDTHFGRLVRRWRWTAEQDPVKVEHIVGELIERKEWTLLSHRVIFHGRRVCHARRPACGVCVLAKDCPSFGEGPTDPVTAAALVKGPETEHLLALAGL; this comes from the coding sequence GTGAGCGTTCGCACCGCCCGGAGCAAATCGGCAGCCAAGTGGGATACAGAGACCCATCTCGGCCTGGTCCGCCGGGCCCGCCGGATGAACCGCACGCTGGCCACGGCCTTCCCGCACGTCTACTGCGAACTGGATTTCACCACGCCACTGGAGCTCATCGTGGCGACCATCCTCTCGGCGCAGTGCACCGACAAACGCGTCAACCTCACCACCCCGGCGCTGTTCCAGAAGTACCGCACCGCGCTGGACTATGCCCAGGCCGACCGCACCGAACTCGAGGAGCTGATCCGGCCCACCGGCTTCTACCGCAACAAGGCCAACTCGCTGATCAACCTCGGTCAGGAATTGGAGGCCCGCTTCGACGGTGAGGTGCCCGGCAACCTCGACGATCTGGTGACGCTGCCCGGCGTCGGCCGCAAGACCGCCAACGTGGTGCTGGGCAACGCTTTCGACATCCCCGGCATCACGGTCGACACCCATTTCGGCCGGCTGGTGCGCCGCTGGCGCTGGACGGCCGAGCAGGACCCGGTGAAGGTCGAGCACATCGTGGGTGAGCTCATCGAGCGCAAGGAGTGGACGCTGCTGAGCCACCGGGTGATCTTCCACGGTCGCCGGGTCTGCCATGCCCGCCGGCCCGCCTGCGGGGTGTGCGTGCTGGCCAAGGATTGCCCGTCGTTCGGCGAAGGCCCCACCGATCCCGTGACGGCGGCGGCTCTGGTCAAAGGCCCGGAGACCGAACACCTGCTGGCCCTCGCCGGCCTGTGA
- the crp gene encoding cAMP-activated global transcriptional regulator CRP has protein sequence MDEILARAGIFQGVEPTAVAALTKQLQPVDFPRGHTVFAEGEPGDRLYIITSGKVKIGRRSPDGRENLLTIMGPSDMFGELSIFDPGPRTSSATTITEVRAVSMDREALRAWIADRPEIAEQLLRVLARRLRRTNNNLADLIFTDVPGRVAKQLLQLAQRFGTQEGGALRVTHDLTQEEIAQLVGASRETVNKALADFAHRGWIRLEGKSVLISDSERLARRAR, from the coding sequence GTGGACGAGATCCTGGCCAGGGCCGGAATCTTCCAAGGAGTCGAACCCACTGCGGTCGCGGCACTGACCAAACAGCTGCAGCCCGTCGACTTCCCGCGCGGACACACCGTGTTCGCCGAGGGTGAGCCCGGCGACCGGCTGTACATCATCACGTCCGGCAAGGTGAAGATCGGTCGTCGGTCACCCGACGGTCGCGAGAATCTGCTGACCATCATGGGTCCGTCGGACATGTTCGGTGAGCTCTCGATCTTCGACCCGGGTCCGCGGACGTCCAGCGCCACCACCATCACCGAGGTGCGCGCGGTGTCGATGGACCGCGAGGCGTTGCGCGCCTGGATCGCCGACCGGCCCGAGATCGCCGAGCAGCTGCTGCGCGTGTTGGCCCGCCGCCTGCGCCGCACCAACAACAACCTGGCCGACCTGATCTTCACCGACGTGCCCGGCCGGGTGGCCAAGCAGCTGTTGCAGCTCGCGCAGCGGTTCGGCACGCAGGAAGGCGGCGCGCTGCGCGTCACCCACGACCTGACCCAGGAGGAGATCGCCCAGCTGGTCGGCGCCTCCCGGGAGACCGTCAACAAGGCGCTGGCCGATTTCGCCCACCGCGGCTGGATCCGGCTGGAGGGCAAGAGCGTGCTGATCAGCGACAGCGAGCGGCTGGCGAGGCGAGCGCGGTAA
- a CDS encoding MBL fold metallo-hydrolase: protein MTHPAYGVLRPVTETASVLLCDNPGIMTLDGTNTWVLRGPGSDEMVIVDPGPDDAEHIGRLADLGKIPLVLISHKHEDHTGGIDAIVERTGAVVRAVGSGFLRGLGGPLTDGEVIDAAGLRITVMATPGHTSDSLSFLVDDAGDGGGAVLTADTVLGRGTTVIDSEDGSLGAYLDSLRRLQGLGRRRVLPGHGPELDDLAAVTAAYLAHREDRLNQVREALRVLGEDATARQIVEHVYTDVDTKLWDAAEKSTQAQLDYLRA, encoded by the coding sequence ATGACCCATCCCGCGTACGGAGTGCTGCGGCCGGTGACCGAAACGGCCTCGGTGCTGCTGTGCGACAACCCCGGGATCATGACGTTGGACGGCACCAACACCTGGGTGCTGCGCGGGCCGGGCAGCGACGAGATGGTGATCGTCGACCCCGGTCCCGACGACGCCGAGCACATCGGCCGGCTGGCCGACCTGGGCAAGATCCCGCTGGTGCTGATCAGCCACAAACACGAGGACCACACCGGCGGTATCGACGCGATCGTGGAGCGCACCGGCGCCGTGGTGCGCGCCGTGGGCAGCGGATTCCTGCGCGGGCTGGGCGGCCCGTTGACCGACGGCGAGGTGATCGACGCCGCGGGCCTGCGCATCACGGTCATGGCCACGCCCGGACACACCAGCGACTCGCTGTCATTTCTCGTCGACGATGCCGGCGACGGGGGAGGCGCCGTGCTGACCGCCGACACCGTGCTGGGCCGCGGCACCACGGTGATCGACAGCGAGGACGGCAGCCTCGGGGCCTACCTCGATTCCCTGCGCCGGCTGCAGGGACTGGGCCGCCGGCGGGTGCTGCCCGGCCACGGCCCCGAACTCGACGACCTGGCAGCGGTGACTGCGGCGTACCTGGCGCACCGCGAAGACCGGTTGAACCAGGTCCGCGAGGCGCTGCGGGTGCTGGGTGAGGACGCGACCGCGCGCCAGATCGTGGAACACGTCTACACCGACGTCGACACGAAGCTGTGGGACGCGGCGGAGAAGTCGACCCAGGCCCAGCTGGATTACCTCAGAGCGTGA
- a CDS encoding RidA family protein has translation MTTWSARLAELGIELPAVVAPLAAYVPATRTGNLVYTAGQLPIADGELLATGKVGAEVTPERANELARVCGLNALAAVHSLVGIDAVVKVVKVVGFVSSAPGFAGQPGVVNGASELFGEVFGDAGAHARSAVGVSELPRNAPVEVEIIVEVA, from the coding sequence GTGACCACCTGGTCCGCCCGGCTGGCCGAACTCGGCATCGAACTGCCGGCCGTCGTCGCTCCGCTGGCCGCCTATGTGCCCGCGACGCGCACCGGCAACCTGGTCTACACCGCGGGGCAGCTGCCCATCGCCGACGGTGAGCTGTTGGCCACCGGCAAGGTGGGCGCCGAGGTCACCCCGGAGCGAGCCAACGAGCTGGCCCGGGTGTGCGGTCTGAACGCGCTGGCCGCGGTGCACTCGCTGGTCGGTATCGACGCGGTGGTCAAGGTGGTCAAGGTCGTCGGATTCGTCTCGTCCGCACCGGGTTTCGCCGGACAACCGGGCGTGGTCAACGGCGCGTCCGAGCTTTTCGGTGAGGTGTTCGGCGACGCCGGCGCCCATGCCCGCTCGGCCGTCGGGGTGTCGGAGCTGCCGCGCAATGCGCCGGTCGAGGTCGAGATTATCGTCGAGGTCGCGTAA
- a CDS encoding DUF4177 domain-containing protein codes for MSEPTRWEYATVPLLTHATKQILDQWGTDGWELVSVLPGPTGEQHVAYLKRPK; via the coding sequence ATGAGCGAACCGACCCGGTGGGAATACGCCACCGTCCCGTTGCTGACCCATGCCACCAAGCAGATCCTGGACCAGTGGGGTACCGACGGCTGGGAGCTGGTGTCGGTGCTGCCCGGGCCGACCGGTGAGCAGCACGTGGCGTACCTCAAGCGGCCGAAGTGA
- a CDS encoding ArsA family ATPase — MDPAPNPVGWPARLTEARLHFVSGKGGTGKSTIAAALALALASGGRKVLLVEVEGRQGIAQLFDVPPLPYQEVKVATADGGGQVNALAIDTEAAFLEYLDMFYNLGIAGRAMRRIGAVEFATTIAPGLRDVLLTGKIKEIVVRNEKRKPDAYDAIVVDAPPTGRISRFLDVTKAVSELAKGGPVHSQAEGVVKILHSPLTAVHLVTLLEALPVQETLEAIEELRELELPIGSVIVNRNIPTYLPADALGKAAEGDIDADAVRSGLEKVGITLSDSDFAGLLTESIQHATLITARAESAEQLQQLDVARLDLPTISDGVDLGSLYELAEALAQQGVR, encoded by the coding sequence GTGGACCCTGCACCCAACCCGGTCGGCTGGCCAGCCCGCCTGACCGAGGCCCGCCTGCATTTCGTGTCGGGCAAGGGCGGTACCGGCAAATCGACCATCGCGGCGGCGCTGGCTTTGGCGCTGGCCTCGGGGGGACGCAAGGTCCTGCTGGTGGAAGTGGAGGGACGCCAGGGCATCGCCCAGCTCTTCGACGTGCCGCCGCTGCCCTACCAGGAGGTGAAGGTCGCCACCGCCGACGGCGGCGGTCAGGTCAACGCCCTGGCCATCGACACCGAGGCCGCGTTCCTCGAATACCTCGACATGTTCTACAACCTGGGCATCGCCGGCCGGGCGATGCGCCGGATCGGCGCCGTCGAATTCGCCACCACGATCGCCCCGGGCCTACGCGATGTGCTGCTCACCGGGAAGATCAAGGAGATCGTCGTCCGCAACGAGAAGAGAAAGCCGGATGCCTACGACGCGATCGTCGTCGACGCGCCGCCCACGGGCCGGATCTCGCGCTTCCTCGACGTCACCAAGGCGGTGTCCGAGCTGGCCAAGGGCGGCCCGGTGCACTCCCAGGCCGAGGGCGTGGTCAAGATCCTGCACTCGCCCCTGACCGCGGTGCATCTGGTGACGCTGTTGGAGGCCTTGCCGGTCCAGGAGACCCTGGAGGCCATCGAGGAGTTGCGCGAACTGGAGCTGCCGATCGGCAGCGTCATCGTCAACCGCAACATCCCGACCTATCTGCCCGCCGACGCGCTCGGGAAGGCCGCCGAGGGCGACATCGACGCCGACGCCGTCCGGTCCGGGTTGGAGAAGGTGGGAATCACGTTGTCCGACAGCGATTTCGCCGGCCTGCTCACCGAATCGATCCAGCACGCCACGTTGATCACCGCCCGCGCCGAGAGTGCCGAGCAGCTGCAGCAGCTCGACGTCGCGCGCCTGGACCTGCCGACCATCTCCGACGGTGTGGACCTCGGCAGCCTGTACGAGCTGGCCGAGGCGCTCGCCCAGCAGGGAGTGAGGTAG
- a CDS encoding ArsA family ATPase, translating to MSTTPPTLDLGAILTDTSNRVVVCCGAGGVGKTTTAAAMALRAAEYGRTVVVLTIDPAKRLAQALGIESLGNTPQRVPLAPEVPGELHAMMLDMRRTFDEMVVQYSGTDRADAILENQFYQTVATSLAGTQEYMAMEKLGQLLAEDKWDLVVVDTPPSRNALDFLDAPKRLGSFMDSRLWRLLLAPGRGIGRIVTGAVGLAMKGMSTVLGSQMLSDAAGFVQSLDATFGGFREKADRTYELLKRRGTQFVVVSAAEPDALREASFFIDRLSQEHMPLAGMILNRTHPTLSSLPGEKAELAADQLDAQAPGGLAAAVLRIHAARAATAKREVRLLGRFTGANPHVAIVGVPSLPFDVSDLEALRAIGDQLTGVAESA from the coding sequence ATGAGCACCACACCCCCCACGCTCGACCTGGGCGCCATCCTGACCGACACGTCCAACCGTGTCGTGGTGTGTTGCGGCGCAGGCGGTGTCGGTAAGACCACGACGGCCGCGGCGATGGCGCTGCGCGCCGCCGAGTACGGCCGCACCGTGGTGGTGCTGACCATCGACCCGGCCAAGCGGCTGGCGCAGGCCCTGGGCATCGAAAGCCTCGGGAACACCCCGCAGCGGGTGCCGCTGGCACCCGAGGTGCCCGGTGAACTGCACGCCATGATGCTGGACATGCGGCGCACCTTCGACGAGATGGTGGTGCAGTACTCCGGGACCGACCGCGCGGACGCCATTTTGGAGAACCAGTTCTACCAAACCGTGGCCACCTCGCTGGCCGGCACACAGGAGTACATGGCGATGGAGAAGCTCGGCCAGCTGCTGGCCGAGGACAAGTGGGATCTGGTGGTGGTCGACACGCCGCCGTCGCGCAACGCCTTGGACTTCCTGGACGCCCCGAAGCGGCTCGGCAGCTTCATGGACAGCCGGCTGTGGCGGCTGCTGCTGGCACCGGGCCGCGGCATCGGCCGCATCGTGACGGGCGCGGTGGGACTGGCGATGAAGGGCATGTCCACCGTCTTGGGTTCCCAAATGCTCTCGGACGCAGCGGGATTCGTGCAATCGCTGGACGCCACCTTCGGCGGTTTCCGGGAGAAGGCGGACCGCACCTACGAGCTGCTGAAGCGCAGGGGCACCCAGTTCGTGGTGGTGTCGGCCGCCGAACCGGACGCGCTGCGCGAAGCGTCGTTCTTCATCGACCGGCTGTCCCAGGAGCACATGCCACTGGCCGGCATGATCCTGAACCGGACCCATCCGACGCTGAGCAGCCTGCCCGGCGAGAAGGCCGAGTTGGCCGCCGATCAGTTGGATGCACAGGCGCCGGGCGGACTGGCCGCGGCGGTGCTGAGGATTCACGCGGCGCGTGCGGCCACCGCGAAGCGGGAGGTGCGGCTGCTGGGCCGGTTCACCGGCGCCAATCCGCATGTCGCGATCGTCGGGGTGCCGTCGTTGCCGTTCGACGTGTCCGACCTGGAGGCGCTGCGCGCGATCGGCGATCAGCTGACAGGTGTCGCCGAATCCGCTTAG
- a CDS encoding WhiB family transcriptional regulator, whose product MSVSSTAVRKSCTGQQPGSATHSAEAEARIAWVSQARCRQADPDELFVRGAAQRKAAVICRHCPVIAECGADALDNRVEFGVWGGMTERQRRALLKQHPEVVSWADFFAAQRKHRSAV is encoded by the coding sequence ATGTCAGTTTCGTCGACTGCAGTACGCAAATCGTGCACGGGCCAGCAACCCGGCAGTGCCACACACAGCGCCGAGGCCGAAGCCCGCATCGCGTGGGTGTCCCAGGCTCGCTGCCGGCAGGCCGACCCGGACGAACTGTTCGTCCGCGGCGCCGCCCAGCGCAAGGCCGCGGTGATCTGCCGGCACTGCCCGGTGATCGCCGAATGCGGGGCCGATGCGCTGGACAACCGGGTCGAGTTCGGCGTGTGGGGCGGGATGACCGAGCGTCAGCGCCGTGCCCTGCTCAAGCAGCACCCCGAGGTGGTGTCCTGGGCCGACTTTTTCGCCGCCCAGCGCAAGCACCGCAGCGCCGTCTGA